The DNA region GGTGCCCGCCGACTATGCGAGAAGTCGAAGATGCTGTACACCCGCCCCAAGCCGGATGTCCTGCAGAGTATCCTGCAATCGAAGGCCAATCCGGAGTACAAGTCGCGTCGCCTGTGGTACGAACTGAATATGCCGGAGTGCGCCAGTTCGCTGCTGGATGGCAAGATGCAGTCCGACCTGCCCGACAGCATCCTCTGCGCCAAGAAGCACCAAAATAAGCGCAAGAAGCGCGAAAGCGCCGTGGCCAAGGCCAACTACATGACCATGCGTCTGGAGCGGGAGCACTTCCGGCGCAAGCTGGTGGAGCTCATACTGCACATGGACGACGATCAGGATCCGGAGCTGGCTGCCCAGTGTGCCGTGCCCTTTCCCGACCAGGAGGAGCGAGAGATACTGCGCTATTACTATTACATTAAGCATGGAATCGACACAATACACGTGTCTCCGTTGAGCAAAAAGATCCTCAAGAGGTGGGTGGCGGGAAAACTACTTTATAATATCCTTTGGAGGTTTATGATATCTTTAGCTATAAGATAtttatacctgttactcgtagagtaaaaggatcactagccgagtcgatctagccatgtctgtctgtccgtatgaatgctgagatctcagaaactataaaagctgcgATTAGGCATGCATATTCTAGAGTATTGtgacttggcatgcagattcttgggaTTCCTAcgcagagcaagtttgtttcagcagggtgccacgcccactctaatgctcACAAACGACTATAACACTAAAAACCCGTCTAGCGCtcatatttttagaaaatgtaaatGAGAGTTTGTTCTTACTATCAATACCTATATACATTCCAAAAACTAATAAAATCTGATCAGTCATTAAAAGGTTATAACCAAATAATTATCAATACAATAAGCTGTTTTCACTGATATAGGTGGCGCTATTAGCTAGGTGTGTTAGTGAAAAATTCAGAGCTGCTTTCgcactcccttaagctgagtaaagggtatctaatagtcaaGGCCTTCGACTTagcgttttttcttgtttttggtttaatttaaacattatatttaCAGAATAACAGATCTTGTGCCCCCGCTGCTCTACAAATGGCAGACCGCCCTCAATGAGAACATTGCCGAGGTCCGGTCGGATTATGTTTTCGCCATGAAGAAGGCCGTTGTGGACTTTGTCCTGCGGCACACGGTTCTCGATCGACTGACCAAAGAAGGAGTGGGTGGTAAATTCGACACTGCCGAGCGGAAAGAGGTGCAATCCATGACGAACTTTTGGCGATATCGGTgagcttttatttattttatttaaaacccAATTTACATGGAAATGGCATTTTCAATGTCGTTTTCATGCTCTTATCCTTCTAAACAAATTATGCCAAATTGGCAAATactaaaaatctaaaaaccTAAGCTAAATGCATTTAGaggcttaaaaaaaaagttacaaTCTACTTGGAATTTCCCTTTTTTATTGCAACTTTCATGCTAAAAAGTATGTTAGTATGAGCAAATAAAATCGAAACTTTCCTTAAGCCTAATGGATTTTGAGAGCATAAAAGCAGTTTTCTCTAATTGCTGATGAAATGCGTGCGCTCATCatcatataaaaagtaaaaaaacaAAGCATAGAAAGTCCTTATTAAAGTTGCAACTTCCCCGCATCAgggaaattcaaattttttaattaaaataaattacaccCGCACCAAGTGCCAAGTAAATTGTGCGCATTGTAAAGCGAAGGCaggcaaaaaagaaaaaagatgGGAAAAAGAAAAAGTTGCCATAATTGAATGCCAGTGTTGTGTGTAACTTCCCCTGTGACTGCGTGCCTCGCATTTGGCAAAAAAGGCGTGCAATTGACATGCAATTACACCCAACCAAACACTCGAGTCCCAAAATCACGCCCCCACATATGTACTTTTATGTTTACGGATGCCTTGGCTTTATTGTGGATTAAAAACCCAATACGATTTTTATGAAATGAATTGCCCTTGGCGGCGGCAGCGCGCGAATTCTTATGAAAATAGCTGACAAAGTTGCCGGGCTTGAGTGGGGGAAAAGCGCTAagaaaataaggaaaataacGAAAGTCGTGCGACATTATTAAAAGCTTCTTGCAATCGGGGGAGAACGCGAGAAATCGCTTTGCGGCGtgccaaaaactttttaacCGCACTTTCTCAACTACAATGCCGCGGAAATGGAAAAGTGGAAAAGGGCTGggtggaagtggaagtggaagtgaGGATGTGGCAATGGAAGCTCCAGAAAGTTAAGTCCTCCTGTGTATTGGTTTGACATTTGATGAGCAACAGCATTTTGAGCAGCTGAGGAGGTGGGCGCCATAAAGCCGCGGCCCAGAGATTTCGCCCGACATAAATTGCAAAAAGGATATGCTTAAAAATGAATTGAACTTGTTTGTGACACCGAGGGGGCGGGATTTTGAAGCCCATCGTCGCATTGTGCGGTTATCAGTGCTGACTTTCTGTCTATTGTGGAAATATCAGAAAAGTTGGGTAGTCTTTTTGTCTTTTTGTAAGATAAACAATGGCTTCTTTCACCAGCATCAGTAATGATTAATGCTTTCCAAAATTAAGTCGAATAAGTAAAGTGAAATTGATAATTATCAGAAACTTCGCACTGTAAAAACCTTTGAGGGTGActcagaaataattaaaaatttgaaatatCTGATAAAAGCtgcttaaaagtatgcaactaATAATTTTCTATCCGATAGTCTACGTACTGTTTTTTGAATATagaattaaacaatttttacttTGGTCTAAATCtatatcattttaaaattagcaTTATTATAGAGAAATACTGATGTACATTGCTCTTGatttgagaacattcgttcttaaaaaccatgtaatgttctcaatatcagaacaaaatggtgagaagagaaaagttataTTGAGTTTATTGAACAACTTTTAACAACTCACTGTACTAATAGTTAAGTTGTTGATATAAACAATACCTTTAACTCAACTTAATTTAAgcacattaaaaatattttcaacttaaaaaaatgtcgtttatttttaagaacatttttaactCAGAGAGTATAAGGTAGAAAATAAGGTAGGTAAATTCTCAAATATGATCCATTATTAACAATTTAATGCATtactttttataattatttaaaagcaaATTGCTTAAACTTTAAATCTTTTTAAGGTGAAAAATTAGAAAAATTATTCGAAATGATTCTCTCTTTTCTATAACTTCTTTAAAGCGAATTCAGCCCCAACACCTTATGTGGTTCATGTTTTCTTTCGTTTTTGGGTCCAAAGTAGGTCGAAAACCCATCGATATCCACAACCGCGTGAGCCTTGCTAATTTATTGCCTTCGAGCATTTGGCATCATTAAGGAGGGCCATTAGATGCTTTTTGTGGTTCGGTAGTCGGGTGGTTGCCCGCTGGGTGCTCCTGTGGTTGGGCGGTTGCGGTTCCCTGCACTGTTTAATGGGCTGTGACGGAATAGCTGGAGTGAAAAGTTTCCCTTAGTCTCCAGATAATTTGCATAAAAAGACGGTACTAACTGCGGCCCTATCCCCCCATCCCATCCGATCCCATTTATCCGACAGCTACGACGAGAATCGCAATGTCCTGATGAGAACGCTCTTTTGCATACATCGAAGTGTGGCCAGCATCTTGGAGCTGTGGAGCATGAAATATAAGGATAAGAGCCTAATCGATGTCAAGGAGCTGAGCAAAGTCGAGACCCCGTTTTCATTATTTTCGTTTGTGGTAAGATTTGAAATATCACGTACTATTGTAATATATTAATAAGAAGGGTATACTTTAACAAGCGTTTCCCACCCCTCcaaagtatatatgttctaGAAGTGGAccatctagccatgtcctttactttgaaaatatattttaagaatgtcaataaattaagttataataatataatgttatgttaatataatataataatattgggtggcttttgatttattttcttgatatatgtatgtacttttTTTTCTCAAATATCGAGACACAACTAATtggaattaattaaatattaaatgtgatTTCAAATAATTCCTTAAAAAATCTGTATTCAATCAATTAATCtttccaatttaattttaatttgatattGTATTTCTAAAACTTGAAGTCTTATCAAAATGTGTGCTTTTGgtaattacatttttgaaatttgtcaAAGACATCTAATACATTCTGTCTTTGCCAGTATTTGTGTGGATCCCACATCGACAGTGGAAAGACTTTGCTGGAGGAGAGCTGGTATGGCGAGATTCACTCCTCCCTGCTGAAGGCCAGCAAACGAGGACAATTACCGGACATCCGGCGTTTTACGCTGGTCAAGCGCTTTTTTAACTGCGTCGCCGCTTTGATGACCCAACAACTGGAGGACATTTGCATAAGGAGTTTGAAGGAATACGCGGACTTTATTTGTGACTATGGGGTTAGTACTGTGATGAATCAGTGGTAaagttaataaattaaaatactcccttttttatttagcaCTCTAATCCTGGCTTCGAGATCTCTGTGATGCTGGCCGACGAGGACACAATTCAGTTCAATCCCAGCTTTTCAAAAGTCCAGAGTGAATTGCTTCGTGTTATAGACTCTATCCTCTTGAGCATCCAGATGCTGCCTCGCATCGAGAGCAAACTTTACACTGATCTAATTGTGTCCAAGAAGATCTTTCTCACACCCACAGTTCCCGATAGCATTGTTCAGGAGACGAAAAACCGTATATGTGCCATGTTGGAGGATCAGCGCATTGGACCAGAATTGCGTCTACAGGACTTTGATCCCTTCATCGATCTAATCAATGCAATCGATGCGGAACGGGTGGGTAACTTTATGGAGGGCGACGCCACCTTCGAACAATATACGGAAATGGTGTACAAGTACAAGGAGAAGGAGGATCGCATCGCCAGGGAAGTGTGGGCTGTGATCAGGATGGGTTTCTATGAGTTCCACAGGGATAAGTTCATCACTCATCTGGAAATGTTGTGCAGACAGCTTCAGTTGGATTTGCTGGCTAGAATGGTGACCGATCAGCAGGCAAGGATCTCTCGATTGGGCAAAGAATACGATGCTATTGCCAAGAAGGCTCTAACTGTGCCCAAGGACACGGCCGAACTGATGCAACTGAAAGCCTATGTGGTCCATGCAGAGGAGAACTTAGTGCCTGAAATGGAGGCCAGACTAAAAGTCAACATGAGCGAAATCCTGTGGCTGATGGATCACACTCTGTACTCCCCTCTGGAGATCAAGAACAACAGCAACTCCTTTCAATGGTATCTGAAGCTTCCATCGATCTTCGAGCAACATCGTGCTATTATTGCCGAAAAGGTGATCGAGTACCAGGAGCTGCTCAAGAAACGCATCGAGCTGTTCCGCCGGGAATTACAAAATTACTATGAGCAAGTGCAAACATACGACACCTGGGGCGACATTAAGCAGCTTGCCAGGTACAAGAAGCGAGCTGGAGTGCTGGATCAGAGATTAGTTCAGGCCATGGAGACAATTGATCAAATTAACGAAGAGGAAACCTCCTATGGCTGGGATCTCTCGCAATATCCCATGAGAAAGAAGGCACACGATCAACTTAAACCGTACAAAACCCTCTTCGATGCTGGACAGGATTTCATGGACAAATGGGACCTGTGGATGCACTCTCAAGTGGGCTCCTTTGATCCCGACGAAATTGATGGCGATGTGTCCAACTTTTATCGCATCATTCAAAAGCTGGACAAGCAGATGGGTGACCATCCAATAACGATGCAACTAATTCAGGATGTCAAGGCACAAATCGAGGCCTTCCGCGAGCACATGCCTATTATAAATACACTGGGCAATCCGGGCATGAAGGCACGCCATTGGGAACTGGTATCCGAGATTATTGGCTTCCCCATCAAGGTGTCGCCCGAGCTGACGCTGGAGAAGATCATCGAGTACCAGCTGGATGAGTATGTGCCCAAGTTCGAGGCCATCTCGGAGAGCGCCACCAAGGAGAACAATTTGGAGAGGGCAATGGCCAAGATGGTCAACGAGTGGGAAGGTGTCGAGTTCGCCATTTCGCCCTACAGGTGAGTATTCCATTTGCGGTTCGAGGGATGTGGCCCGTAATTGAAATGCCTCCCGCAGGGATTCTGGTACATACAAACTGGCTGCCGTGGATGACATCCAAATACTGCTGGACGATCAAATCATCAAAACGCAGACGATGAAGAGCTCACCCTACATCAAACCATTCGAGGCGGAGATTCTGTAAGTGAATCGATTTGGGTTGTTTGCAGAAAAACAATTGGTCCTTTGATGTTTTCTAAGAGTTTTTGTAGATTTTGGATCATAATTACGCTTTAAGTAGTGTTAtgatttttgttttctgtTAAAATCACTTGCCTTTGTATCGTAATATTGGGAGTCATGTAAAGCAAATCACTTTGGTCCGTTCATTACTTCACCTTTTTGTTGGGCCGTCAATGTCTGCGGCAGACAAGTCACACATGGCTAACCTTTGTTGTCCTTTTGCAGCAAGTGGGAGGCCAAGCTCATGCTGCTGCAGGAGATCCTGGACGAGTGGCTGCGCGTGCAGGCCACCTGGATGTACCTGGAACCCATCTTCAGCAGTCCGGACATTCAGCAGCAGATGCCAGAGGAGGGCCGACGATTCAGTGCCGTGGATAAGGTGGGCTTTGTTCCCCATTATGGTATCTTTAAGGTTGCTTCTTTGAAGGAGCTTAAGATTACGATTTGTTCCTGATGatgttatattaaatttattttttgatattttacaaagaacattattttaaaatattaataacaacatttaaaacaaggaagaacgctatagtcgagtacctcgactatcagatacccgttactcagctaaagggaccaaaggaaaatggagatatgcaagcagcaaatgcgccacctaccggcggtagacagatttaagcgttgtgggcgttagagtgggcgtggcagacttttttttaaatcaatcgataggtatggacgagaccaatacatttcagtttaaattttttatctaccatgaaaattgtgggcgccacagacttgggcggtttgtgggcgttggagtgggcgtggcatattcgcgtaataaacttgcgctgcgctcaagcctacggaatctaaatctgaaatctcgtttctctatctttgatattttccgagatatccgcgttcatatttacgattttttgaagtttgtgggcggtttgtgggcataaaagtgggcgtggcaaacttttttttaagtcaatcgataggtattgatgagaacaatacatttcagttaaaatttttattctagcatcaaaactgtaggagccacagtttcgggcggtttgtgggcgttagagtgggcgtggcactctactgaaacaaacatgcgctgcgtaagaagctcaggaatctgcacgccaaatctcaatagcctagctctcatagtttccgagatctcagcgttcatccggacagacggacagacggacagacggacagacggacatggctagatcgactcggctagtgatcctgatcaagaatatatatactttatggggtcggaaacgcttccttctgcctgttacatactttccgacgaatctagtatacccttttactctacgagtaacgggtataataatattctctttatatatttcattatttcattTCGCTATTCTTACTCCCTTATTGCAGATATGGAAGGAGCTAATGAAGCAGGTTGCCCAAGATCCCAAGGTCATGGTGGTGGTGCAAATTGACAAGATGAACGACAAGCTGAAGAAGGCCTACAGCCTGCTGGAGGTCATCCAGAAGGGTCTGAACGCCTACCTGGAGAAGAAGCGCCTCTACTTCCCGCGATTCTTCTTCCTGTCCAACGACGAATTGCTGGAAATCCTGTCCGAGACAAAGGATCCAACCCGTGTCCAGATACATTTGAAGAAGTGTTTCGAGGGCATCGCCACATTGAACTTTACCGAGGAGCTGGACGTGACCGCGATGCGATCCTCGGAGCGCGAGGAAGTAACCCTGGTGGATGTGATCTCCACATCCAAGGCGCGTGGTCAGGTGGAGAAGTGGCTGTTGGAGCTGGAGATCGACATGAAGAAGAGTGTGCACCACAAGGTTGCGGAAGCTTTTTACAGCTACTTAAAGATGCTGCGTCACATTTGGGTGCTAACCTGGCCGGGTCAGTGCGTCCAGTCCATATCACTCACATACTGGACCCTAGAGATCACCGAGTGTTTTGAAAGTGAGGAGCCCAAGGAGAATCTGGCAAAGTATCTGCAAAAATGCATCCTGCAGATCAACAAGATTGTGGACTTGGTGCGTGGCGACCTCAACACCCAGAATCGTATCACTTTGGGTGCCCTGGTGGTGTTGGATGTACATGCCCGTGATGTCCTGGCGGAAATTGTGGCGAATCAAGTGGAAGACCTGCAGGATTTCCAGTGGTTATGCCAGCTACGTTACTATTGGGATGATAATAATTTGGATACAAGGATGATAAACTGTTCTTTGCCGTATGGCTATGAGTATCTGGGAAACACCCCTCGACTGGTGGTTACTCCGCTCACAGATCGATGCTATCGTACGCTGTTTGCTGCCTTGAATCTGCATTTGGGCGGTGCTCCAGAAGGTCCTGCCGGCACTGGCAAGACGGAGACCACAAAGGATCTGGCCAAGGCCGTGGCCAAGCAGTGTGTGGTGTTTAATTGCTCGGATGGATTGGATTACCTGGCTCTGGGCAAGTTCTTTAAGGGCTTGGCCTCGTGTGGCGCTTGGTCCTGCTTCGATGAGTTCAACCGCATCGATCTGGAGGTGCTTTCCGTGGTGGCTCAGCAAATCTTGACCATCCAGCGGGGCATCAACTCGGGCAGCCCCACTCTGGTGTTCGAAGGCACCACTTTGACACTGGATCCCACTTGTGCTGTGTTCATCACCATGAATCCTGGTTACGCAGGACGCTCCGAGTTGCCTGATAATCTCAAGGTGGGGTTTATTGAGTTTCgcattgttttattttactgATAATTTCCTTTCTTGTAGGCCCTCTTCCGTTCGGTGGCCATGATGGTGCCGGACTATGCACTGATCTCGGAGATTGAGCTGTACTCTTATGGTTTCCTGACCGCCAAACCGCTTTCTGTTAAAATTGTGGCCACCTATCGTTTGTGCTCGGAGCAGTTGAGCACCCAGTGTCACTACGATTACGGAATGAGAGCTGTGAAATCGGTGCTTAAAGCAGCGGGTGCCTTGAAACTTCGCTATCGGGATGAGAACGAGGATATCTTGGTGTTGCGTTCTATTAAGGATGTGAACTTGCCCAAGTTCCTCAACCAGGACATTCCCCTGTTCCAGGGCATAACTTCCGATCTGTTTCCTGGTACGGTTTTGCCCGAAGCCGACTATGTGCTATTCAATAAGTGCACACAGATGGCCTGCGAAAGGCAAAATAAGCAGTGTACTCCTTTTGTATTGGAAAAGGTGCAGCAGGTGTgtcaaaaatagtttttacattttttaacttaATTATTTAGAACTGAATTTAATCTAAATCCTCTTTTTCTTTCAGCTTTATGAGATGATCGTGGTGCGACATGGTCTTATGTTGGTGGGTTATCCATTTGGAGGCAAGACAACAACCTACCGGGTTCTAGCCGAGGCATTGGAATGTATGGAGAAAACGGTTGGTTATTATAACCCATTTGGTTTCTTAGAAATAACTAACTATTCTTTAATCCCAAGGATGGTTCCGAGAACAAAGCTATTTACACAGTGATCAATCCAAAAGCTATTACCATGGGTCAGCTATATGGTCAATTTGATGCCGTGTCCCACGAGTGGAGTGATGGAATTTTGGCGGTTAACTATCGTATATTTGCCGTGTCTGATTCCCCAGATCGGAAATGGTTAATTTTTGATGGACCAGTCGATGCGATTTGGATCGAAAACATGAATACTGTGCTAGATGACAACAAGAAGTTGTGCCTGATGTCCGGCGAGATCATTCAGCTATCGAATACCACCAATTTGGTCTTTGAGCCCATGGACTTGGAGGTGGCCTCTCCAGCCACCGTCTCCCGTTGTGGTATGATCTATCTGGAGCCCAGTTCCTTGGGTTGGGAACCCTTGGTAGCCTCTTGGAAGAATACGCTGCCCCCGGCATTCCACACGGTCAGCAAACAACTGATATCGATGCTAATCTCTCGATTTTGTCCCATTCTTCTGTACATTCTGCGCAAGAGTCTGAAGGAGATTGCCCCCACTTCGGATGCAAATCTGATGGTCAGCCTGATGAACTTCTTTGAGTGTTTTATAGACGACTTTCGGGATGAGAAGTATGTGGCCAATGTTTCCGACTTGGATTTTAGGGCCCAAACCGAGGGAATATTCCTGTTCTCTTGTATTTGGTCAATTGGCGGATCTCTAGATGCGGACAGCAGGGAGAAGTTTAATATAGTATTTAGGGCGTTGATGGAGAAGACCTTCCCGCAAAATCTCTATGATACTTATGGAGTAACAGAGGATCTCTATGTGGAGACCCTGGCCAAGCCTTTTATATTTCCCATTCCCAAGCAGGGATCAGTATTTGATTATAGGTATATAAAGGAAGGCAAGGGAAAGTGGAAACCGTGGCAGGATGATGTGAACTCAGCACCACCGATCCCTCGAGATATACCCGTCAATCAGATTATTATCCAAACCAATGAAAGTGTACGCATTGGAGCTGTTTTGGATTTGCTTAATCGTCATGGTAAACCTATAATGTTGGTGGGACCCACGGGAACAGGCAAGAGTGTCTATGTGATCGATTATATGCTCAAGAAGATGGATTTATCGGTTTATAAGCCCCTGCTGATTAGCTTTTCGGCACAAACATCGGCAAATCAAACGCAGGACATTATAATGTCCAAGTTGGACAAGCGGCGAAAGGGTGTCTTTGGTCCACCTCTCAACAGTCGCTTTGTGATCTTCGTGGACGATGTTTCGATGCCACTGAAGGAGAACTACGGAGCCCAGCCCCCAATCGAGCTACTACGAATGATGCTCGATCACATGATGTGGTACGATCGCAAGAACATCGTGCCCATGAAGCTAATTGACCTGCAGATGATCGTGGCCATGGGACCTCCATCAACAGGAAATACCGTGACACCACGTTTCCAGCGCTTTTTCAACGTGATATCCATTGATGATTTCAACAACGATATATTG from Drosophila subpulchrella strain 33 F10 #4 breed RU33 chromosome 2L, RU_Dsub_v1.1 Primary Assembly, whole genome shotgun sequence includes:
- the LOC119548862 gene encoding dynein heavy chain 7, axonemal, coding for MQGRQNPNREISIPSFTSVCGARRLCEKSKMLYTRPKPDVLQSILQSKANPEYKSRRLWYELNMPECASSLLDGKMQSDLPDSILCAKKHQNKRKKRESAVAKANYMTMRLEREHFRRKLVELILHMDDDQDPELAAQCAVPFPDQEEREILRYYYYIKHGIDTIHVSPLSKKILKRITDLVPPLLYKWQTALNENIAEVRSDYVFAMKKAVVDFVLRHTVLDRLTKEGVGGKFDTAERKEVQSMTNFWRYRYDENRNVLMRTLFCIHRSVASILELWSMKYKDKSLIDVKELSKVETPFSLFSFVYLCGSHIDSGKTLLEESWYGEIHSSLLKASKRGQLPDIRRFTLVKRFFNCVAALMTQQLEDICIRSLKEYADFICDYGHSNPGFEISVMLADEDTIQFNPSFSKVQSELLRVIDSILLSIQMLPRIESKLYTDLIVSKKIFLTPTVPDSIVQETKNRICAMLEDQRIGPELRLQDFDPFIDLINAIDAERVGNFMEGDATFEQYTEMVYKYKEKEDRIAREVWAVIRMGFYEFHRDKFITHLEMLCRQLQLDLLARMVTDQQARISRLGKEYDAIAKKALTVPKDTAELMQLKAYVVHAEENLVPEMEARLKVNMSEILWLMDHTLYSPLEIKNNSNSFQWYLKLPSIFEQHRAIIAEKVIEYQELLKKRIELFRRELQNYYEQVQTYDTWGDIKQLARYKKRAGVLDQRLVQAMETIDQINEEETSYGWDLSQYPMRKKAHDQLKPYKTLFDAGQDFMDKWDLWMHSQVGSFDPDEIDGDVSNFYRIIQKLDKQMGDHPITMQLIQDVKAQIEAFREHMPIINTLGNPGMKARHWELVSEIIGFPIKVSPELTLEKIIEYQLDEYVPKFEAISESATKENNLERAMAKMVNEWEGVEFAISPYRDSGTYKLAAVDDIQILLDDQIIKTQTMKSSPYIKPFEAEILKWEAKLMLLQEILDEWLRVQATWMYLEPIFSSPDIQQQMPEEGRRFSAVDKIWKELMKQVAQDPKVMVVVQIDKMNDKLKKAYSLLEVIQKGLNAYLEKKRLYFPRFFFLSNDELLEILSETKDPTRVQIHLKKCFEGIATLNFTEELDVTAMRSSEREEVTLVDVISTSKARGQVEKWLLELEIDMKKSVHHKVAEAFYSYLKMLRHIWVLTWPGQCVQSISLTYWTLEITECFESEEPKENLAKYLQKCILQINKIVDLVRGDLNTQNRITLGALVVLDVHARDVLAEIVANQVEDLQDFQWLCQLRYYWDDNNLDTRMINCSLPYGYEYLGNTPRLVVTPLTDRCYRTLFAALNLHLGGAPEGPAGTGKTETTKDLAKAVAKQCVVFNCSDGLDYLALGKFFKGLASCGAWSCFDEFNRIDLEVLSVVAQQILTIQRGINSGSPTLVFEGTTLTLDPTCAVFITMNPGYAGRSELPDNLKALFRSVAMMVPDYALISEIELYSYGFLTAKPLSVKIVATYRLCSEQLSTQCHYDYGMRAVKSVLKAAGALKLRYRDENEDILVLRSIKDVNLPKFLNQDIPLFQGITSDLFPGTVLPEADYVLFNKCTQMACERQNKQCTPFVLEKVQQLYEMIVVRHGLMLVGYPFGGKTTTYRVLAEALECMEKTDGSENKAIYTVINPKAITMGQLYGQFDAVSHEWSDGILAVNYRIFAVSDSPDRKWLIFDGPVDAIWIENMNTVLDDNKKLCLMSGEIIQLSNTTNLVFEPMDLEVASPATVSRCGMIYLEPSSLGWEPLVASWKNTLPPAFHTVSKQLISMLISRFCPILLYILRKSLKEIAPTSDANLMVSLMNFFECFIDDFRDEKYVANVSDLDFRAQTEGIFLFSCIWSIGGSLDADSREKFNIVFRALMEKTFPQNLYDTYGVTEDLYVETLAKPFIFPIPKQGSVFDYRYIKEGKGKWKPWQDDVNSAPPIPRDIPVNQIIIQTNESVRIGAVLDLLNRHGKPIMLVGPTGTGKSVYVIDYMLKKMDLSVYKPLLISFSAQTSANQTQDIIMSKLDKRRKGVFGPPLNSRFVIFVDDVSMPLKENYGAQPPIELLRMMLDHMMWYDRKNIVPMKLIDLQMIVAMGPPSTGNTVTPRFQRFFNVISIDDFNNDILNTIFSKIVLWHLDTRGFSKEFDPCIDEIVGATLTIYNDAKLNLLPTPAKSHYLFNLRDFSRVIQGVLLSVPEATEDVNSMRRLWVHEVLRVYGDRLVEDADRTWLFENICSTVKASFNTDPTRLFGRLVEKDKSLQESDFRQLIYCDFTNPKADTKNYVEVQDLEELRRVVEAYLVEYNNMSKKPMNLVLFRFAIEHLSRICRIIKQPRSHALLIGVGGSGRQSLTRLASHICDYELFQVEITRLYGPYEYHEDIKAILRKIGASEMHGVFLFTDVQIKDESFLEDISNLLNSGEVPNLFSNEEKIEVQEKMAQIDKQRDKAVQTDGSPVALFNFFVTTCKDQLHVVLAMSPIGDALRNRIRKFPSVVNCCTIDWFQSWPEDALLAVSTRFLASEDLTALERRTAIDMCMEFHTSTQDLSAKFFSRLHRYNYVTPTSYLELIQTFKALLGQKRNNITTNRNRYLTGISQLDIAAQQVAVMQEQLIALEPKLKEASEIVAEQVAKVTADSKLAEEQREIVKLDESAAKEQAAVAQEIKDECDAKLGEALPILESALAALNTLTTADIAVVKTMKSPPIGVRIVMEAVCILKDVKPDKVPNPSGLGTIEDYWGPSKRVLSDMKFLDSLLNFDKDNIPVEVMKKLAQRILSNEAFDPEKIKSASTACEGLCRWVIALTKYDVVAKIVAPKKLALAEAEATYNAAMKTLNEKLAMLAKVEANLAAIQKILDEQLRQYGILLAEHEACTKKLQRAQELISGLGGERTRWSETAKMLQASFKSVTGDVLISSGVVSYLGPFTIDFRLDQIRKWVTKCLNFGVTCTPDFQLAVVLGEPVEIRFWNICGLPTDAFSVESAIMMKNARRWPLMIDPQGQANKWIKNYEKNNKLCVIRLNQADYTRVMENAIQFGLPVLLENIGEELDPVLESVLTKTLFKQGGALCIKLGDSVIEYNHSFRFYMTTKLRNPHYLPEVAVKVTLLNFMITTQGLQDQLLGITVARERPDLEAEKNNLIVQGADNKRMLKETEDQILEVLSSAENILEDETAVQILSSAKALANDISEKQVITEATEKQIDIARLSYVPIAEHSTILFFTIVELANIDPMYQYSLVWFVNLYMSSIDNTEKVDDIAARLLDLRNHFTYSLYVNICRSLFERDKLLFSLILNINMMKHDNRIDNAEWMFLLTGGVGLENPFKNPTTWLGIQNWDELCRLTNLANFKGLREDFTDNAAQWKPFFDSKTPQDNKDVPKSWEKRVSMFQKLLLLRVFRPDKLVPAVLNFVSSELGERFVDPPQFDLMASFADSHCCVPLIFILTPGSDPTATLLKFAEDQGFGTNRLFSLSLGQGQGPIAMKMIDEGVKMGNWVVLQNCHLAASFMPLLEKICENLLPDATHPDFRLWLTSYPADHFPVVVLQNGIKMTNEPPKGLRSNILRSMLSDPISDPEWYESCTQPRIFKQLIYSLCFFHAVIQERRYFGPIGWNIPYEFNETDLRISLMQLRMFLNQYETVNYDALRYLTGECNYGGRVTDDWDRRTLKTILDKYYCPAVIDLEKPYYLDETGQYYVPVFKEVDLYLNFTKDLPQISSPAIFGFHANADIMKDQKETDMLLSHTLLTQDTSASSDDSGGSKALTPEEVVTNVATDILDKLPKLFDRDAALLKYPTLYHQSMNTVLVQEMVRFNVLLNTIRTSLITLRKGIKGLVVMSAAVEAVYKSVLIAKIPAMWAGKSYPSLKPLGSYVNDFLRRLEFLQHWYDHGAPSTFWLSGFFFTQAFLTGAQQNYARKYVISIDLLAFDYEVLSLEETQIKGLSGPEDGVFVYGIFLEGARWDRTGKYLAESRPRELFDTMPLIWLKPIKRVDLPERHNYLCPMYKTAERRGVLSTTGHSTNFVVAMLLLCNPNTPVSHWIIRGTALLCQLSF